CTCCAAGTTCCTGCAGCCTGGCTAGCCGGAGCCTCAAAGCCGTCCCGCTGGGGGCTCCACCTTCCTTGAAGAGAGAAAAGGCCGCCGGTGGGTGGTACCAGTCACCGTATAGAGCATGTCGAGCAGCCGGTCCCAGACCTAGAGCTGTGACGCCAGTTGCGCGTCCAAGGTCAGGTACCCGGGAGGTTTGCCCTCGGGCTCAACCGGGATGAACCGTCCGTCGGGGCTGGTGCGGTATAGCCACTTTCCCGTCACCGGGTCACGTTCGAGTACGGAAGCCGGACCGTACATGGTCGGCGCGGTGTACCGGTCAAATAGCCGGCCCCACTGGCTCGCCCGGAGGTCCATCTCCGGGTTTCACTGTCTCGATGGTCCTCTAGTCGTTGTGGCCTGTAGCCTCCCTGGCTGAATCGATGTTCCGGAACGGCTGGACCAGGAACTCGGTCACTCGGGTCAACACCTGATCGGCCGTTACCCCGGGCGGCAGTTCGTGCTCTAGTTCCCTGGCGATCTGGCTGCTGTACACTTCATAACTGCCGGTAGCGCACCACGCCGCACTAGTGGACCTCCACGGCCACGGTGGTGACGCCGTTCACTGTCGACTCCCGCAACAACACCTGCGCAGTGGTGTCGTTCGGGTCGCCCGTGACAGACCACGGGATCCACTGGTCCGCAGGGTAGGCCATTATCTGAGTCCCGCGTTCCTCCCGGTACGTGACCGCCAGGACGCCGTCCCCGGCCACGGACTGCTCGATGACCGCCTTGTGAACCTCGCCGACCAGGTTGCGGGTGAGCCGCTCCAGGGCACTCCTGGTGAAACCTTCTTCCCACGGTCATCTGCGCCCCTTAACAGGGCAATAGCATCACAGGCCGACTACACACACTCTTCCTTAATCTTGACAATGCTACCACATCTGCTACAATCGGTAGTGACCGTCTCGACCCCTAACGGGGCAGGAAACGGAGGGGAGGGGAAAGGGGGCTGATAATGAAATGAAAAGCGCTTTGGGTCGTCATGTGCTGGCCGAGGTATACCGCTGTGACCCCGAGGTGCTCAACGACCTAGAAGGCGTGAGGGACATCATGGTCGAAGCAGCACTCGCAGCAGGAGCGGATATCAGGGAGGTTGCCTTTCACAAGTTTAGCCCTCAAGGAGTAAGCGGTGTCGTGGTGATTTCCGAGTCACACTTGGCCGTGCACACGTGGCCCGAACTGGGGTATGCCGCCGTGGACATCTTCACCTGCGGCGACAAGGTGGACCCGTGGCATGCGTGTGATTACATTGTCGGCGCCTTCAAGGCGGGGACCATCACGGCCTCAGAAATGAAGCGCGGCATGTTCGAAACGGTCGAGGGCCGCGTGGCAGCAGGATGAACTAGGCAGGTGATTTATATTCTTAAGGATAACCTAGAAACGGATAAGGCTGACCTATGATGCCCTACGGTGATGAGAGGAATACCAAGCACCGTAGGGCTCATTCTTGACACCAATTCGGGGGGGGATGAACATGGCACCAGACACCAGGCTGTTGCGGGAGTTGTCCGAAGCAGACGGGGTGCCAGCCTTCGAACACGAGGTTCGGACGATCCTCAGGGCGCACATGGAGCCCCTGGGTACCATAGAGCACGACCGCTTGGGCAGTATCATTGTAAAGAAAAGAGGCAGCGCTGACCGCCCCTCAGTGATGCTAGCAGCTCACATGGACGAGGTAGGCCTCATTGTTCGCTCTATAACGGACAAGGGTTTTCTCCGCTTCCAACCCTTGGGCGGCTGGTGGGACCCGGTTATCGTGGCCCAGCCCGTGGTGGTGAAGACCAGGGCCGGGGGCGTGCCTGGAGTCATCGGCTCCAAACCGCCACACATCCTCACAGAGGAGGAACGGAAGAAGTTCCCGGAGAAGAAAGAGATGTTCATTGACGTGGGAGCCTCCAGCTCGGAGGACGCCAAGGCCATGGGCATCATGCCAGGAGACCCCATAGTCGTGAAGGGCTCCTTCGTCTCGATGGCTGGCGGCAACCTGCTAATGGGGAAGGCCTGGGATGACCGGGTCGGGTGCGCTGCCATGGTCGAGGCGATTCGAGCACTCAAGGATGTGGATCACCCCAATACGGTCTACGCAGCAGGCACCGTACAGGAGGAAGTGGGGCTCCGGGGGGCTCGCACCAGTGCCTGGGTGATCAAGCCGGATGTTTGCCTTGCCCTGGAGGTAGCCATCGCTGCCGATACCCCTGGACTCCGCGACTTCGAAGCAGGCGCTTCCGTCTCTTGCGGCCCTGTCATCTTCACCAGTGATGGCAGCATGATACCGAACCCCCGCTTGAGAGACCTTGTGGTTAGGGCGGCCGAGGAGGACCGCATACCATACCAATTTGACTCCATGGCAGGGGGAGGAACAGATGCTGGCCAGATCCACATGAGCTTCACAGGCGTTCCCAGCCTGGTGCTGGGAATACCAACCAGGTACATTCACAGCCCCAACTCCATCTTCAGCCTCCAGGATTACCAGCACATGGTAGACCTGATTGTCTCTGTCGTGAGGAGACTTGATGAAGGTGCCGTGGCGTCGCTAGTGCCTTGACCGGGAAGGAGGACACTCTATGGAAAGAAGCCTGGTATTGATCAAACCTGATGGGATACAGCGTCTCCTGGTTGGGGAGGTGATTTCCAGGCTTGAGCGCAAGGGATTAAGGTTGCTGGGTATGAAACTCATGCTTGTACCAGAGTCCCTGGCCCGCGAGCACTACCGCCAGCACGAGGGCAAGGGCTTCTTTAGAGGGCTCATCTCCTACATTACCTCCTCACCAGTGGTGGCAATGGTGTGGGAGGGCCCCAGGGCCATTGGTGTAATACGAGACCTCACCGGCGCCACTGACCCTAGCAAGGCACAGCCCGGTACAATACGGGGGGACTATGGGCTAGATGTGAGCTTCAATATGGTGCACGCCTCCGATAGCGCCGAGTCTGCCCTCCGCGAGGTAGCCCTGTTCTTTCCCCCAGGGGAAGTCATTGAGTACAGAAGGTCCGTTGACGAGTGGCTCTGGGTACTTTAGGCTGACTGAGGCCGCCCTGGAGCCCCGCCTGGCCCTAACCGGCAGCCCTTCGTTAAGCGGGGTGCCCCAAATGCTTCTGGTGGGAACGTCTGGGTTCAAGTACAGGGACTGGAAAGGGGTATTCTACCCTCCCGGCATCTCCGAACGGAACCTCCTGGCCTTCTACAGCCAGGTGTTCCCAGTGGTAGAACTGGACTTCTCCTACTATCACATGCCTGGCGCCAAGACCATGGGTGCCCTGCAGGGGAAGACGCCTGATGGCTTCGTTTTCTGCGTTAAGGCTCATAGGAGCATGACCCACGAGACAGGCTCAGCCAGTGCCCAGTGGGAGGCCTTTAGGGCCTTCAACAGCGCTATTGAACCCATGGCTATATCAGGGAAACTCGGCTGCGTGCTCCTGCAATTCCCGTGGCGCTTCCGTCCAGGGCACTTAGAGACATCATACCTTGCACGCTGCAGGGACCTCCTGGGAAACGCCCCCGCTGTGGTGGAGTTCAGGAATAGCCAGTGGCTCACGGAGGACACCTTTCGAGCCCTGAGGGACCTAGGCTTTGGGTTCTGCTGTGTTGATGAACCACGGCTGAAGGATCTTGTGCCACCGGTTGTAGCAGCCACAAGCGCTGTCGGCTACGTCAGGTTCCATGGCAGGAATGCTGCTAAGTGGTGGAAGCACGAGAATGCCTCTGAGCGCTACGACTACCTTTACTGCGATGAGGAGCTCCGCGCCTGGGTCCCTCGCCTGAGAGCCCTGGAGCGCAAGACCGGAACCACCTTTGTGTTTTTCAATAACTGCCATGAAGGCAAGGCAAGCGTTAATGCCATTCGCCTGGGAGAGATGCTCAGGGGAAGGGAGGGTGAAATACTGTGAAGTCTGCCATTATCGGCGGGACGGGCCTGGGGATAGGCGGCTTTTTCGAGGGATACATGGAGGAGATGCTCCAGACCCCCTACGGCCAGGCTTGGGTCCGCCGGAGGCCTGGCGGGGAGGTCTTCTTCCTTGCACGCCATGGCCTAGGCCATGTCCTGGCTCCCCACCGGGTTAACTACAGGGCGAACCTGTGGGCCCTCAAGACCCTCGGGGTTCAGAGGGTCATTGCCACCAACGCTGTAGGGGCCATTGACCCCGCCTTGCAGGTGGGAGACCTGTCGGTGGCCGACCAGCTCATCGACTTCACACGCAACCGGCCCTCAACATTCTTTGAGGATTCTGGCCTAGTCCGCCATGTAGACTTCACCGACCCGTACTGCCGGGAGGTCCGTGCGGCCCTCCTAAGAGCCGCCCTGGAACAGGGAGTGCCAGCCAGGGACGGCGTGACCTACGTCGCAGCCGAGGGGCCAAGATACGAGACCGCGGCAGAGGTAAAGGCCTTTAGGCTCCTGGGCGGCCATGTGGTGGGCATGACAGGAGCGCCCGAGGCGGCCCTAGCCAGGGAGATAGGGTTGTGTTACGGCTGTATATGCCTGGTAACGAACCAGGCGGCAGGGGTTGCCCCAGGCACCTTGAGCCACCGGGAGGTTGAGGATGCCATGGC
This DNA window, taken from Bacillota bacterium, encodes the following:
- the speD gene encoding adenosylmethionine decarboxylase: MKSALGRHVLAEVYRCDPEVLNDLEGVRDIMVEAALAAGADIREVAFHKFSPQGVSGVVVISESHLAVHTWPELGYAAVDIFTCGDKVDPWHACDYIVGAFKAGTITASEMKRGMFETVEGRVAAG
- a CDS encoding DUF72 domain-containing protein, with the protein product MLLVGTSGFKYRDWKGVFYPPGISERNLLAFYSQVFPVVELDFSYYHMPGAKTMGALQGKTPDGFVFCVKAHRSMTHETGSASAQWEAFRAFNSAIEPMAISGKLGCVLLQFPWRFRPGHLETSYLARCRDLLGNAPAVVEFRNSQWLTEDTFRALRDLGFGFCCVDEPRLKDLVPPVVAATSAVGYVRFHGRNAAKWWKHENASERYDYLYCDEELRAWVPRLRALERKTGTTFVFFNNCHEGKASVNAIRLGEMLRGREGEIL
- a CDS encoding M42 family metallopeptidase produces the protein MAPDTRLLRELSEADGVPAFEHEVRTILRAHMEPLGTIEHDRLGSIIVKKRGSADRPSVMLAAHMDEVGLIVRSITDKGFLRFQPLGGWWDPVIVAQPVVVKTRAGGVPGVIGSKPPHILTEEERKKFPEKKEMFIDVGASSSEDAKAMGIMPGDPIVVKGSFVSMAGGNLLMGKAWDDRVGCAAMVEAIRALKDVDHPNTVYAAGTVQEEVGLRGARTSAWVIKPDVCLALEVAIAADTPGLRDFEAGASVSCGPVIFTSDGSMIPNPRLRDLVVRAAEEDRIPYQFDSMAGGGTDAGQIHMSFTGVPSLVLGIPTRYIHSPNSIFSLQDYQHMVDLIVSVVRRLDEGAVASLVP
- the ndk gene encoding nucleoside-diphosphate kinase, yielding MERSLVLIKPDGIQRLLVGEVISRLERKGLRLLGMKLMLVPESLAREHYRQHEGKGFFRGLISYITSSPVVAMVWEGPRAIGVIRDLTGATDPSKAQPGTIRGDYGLDVSFNMVHASDSAESALREVALFFPPGEVIEYRRSVDEWLWVL
- a CDS encoding S-methyl-5'-thioinosine phosphorylase encodes the protein MKSAIIGGTGLGIGGFFEGYMEEMLQTPYGQAWVRRRPGGEVFFLARHGLGHVLAPHRVNYRANLWALKTLGVQRVIATNAVGAIDPALQVGDLSVADQLIDFTRNRPSTFFEDSGLVRHVDFTDPYCREVRAALLRAALEQGVPARDGVTYVAAEGPRYETAAEVKAFRLLGGHVVGMTGAPEAALAREIGLCYGCICLVTNQAAGVAPGTLSHREVEDAMARVVAHIREVLERALHHLPPHPACDCARTSQNYHDLLRESEGRDA